The Panicum hallii strain FIL2 chromosome 9, PHallii_v3.1, whole genome shotgun sequence genome has a window encoding:
- the LOC112873378 gene encoding glutathione S-transferase T3-like translates to MPPMTAAGMFPMTAAGMPPPNAGGMHPHMSPQLQPSANVDEMHNPTDDEVEEVAIVGGPSNGGRKRGGSNTKLANFAVEEDVNIVRSWLEISCDPIVNTGQKRDNFWDRVMKQYNGRRGSFPKRTLRSVQSRWDKIKQEATKFAGYMAKAIRDDASGTSDADKTTLAASDFAAIEGYNFQFMHCWDLMKDEPKWQDVKQRSSKTVGSNTIDLDGDEASPAGTGKRPIGRDAAKACKKKCPSGSTSSSEYASNLQALSLQKMTMWQEENSKKVNRFDHLASIEEKRFDEMREHNKSILQLEEEKIKIMRDKLNMQMQEKERERLEREKQEDERILKVDLDSCTPELRMYYEALREEILHKVSARRQRSRQV, encoded by the exons ATGCCTCCCATGACTGCAGCAGGTATGTTTCCCATGACTGCAGCAGGTATGCCTCCACCCAATGCTGGAGGTATGCATCCACACATGTCACCACAATTGCAGCCTTCAGCAAATGTAGATGAAATGCACAATCCAACGGATGACGAGGTAGAGGAGGTAGCAATTGTTGGTGGTCCATCAAATGGAGGTAGGAAGAGAGGGGGCAGTAATACCAAATTGGCCAACTTTGCAGTAGAGGAAGATGTCAACATTGTGAGGTCATGGCTAGAGATAAGTTGTGACCCAATTGTGAACACTGGCCAGAAGAGAGACAACTTCTGGGATCGTGTTATGAAACAATACAATGGGAGGCGGGGTTCATTCCCAAAAAGGACGTTGAGGTCTGTCCAGTCTCGCTGGGATAAGATCAAACAAGAAGCAACGAAGTTCGCTGGGTACATGGCAAAGGCTATTCGGGATGACGCTAGTGGGACATCGGACGCTGATAAG ACAACCTTAGCAGCATCCGACTTTGCTGCTATTGAGGGATACAATTTTCAGTTCATGCATTGCTGGGACCTGATGAAGGATGAGCCCAAATGGCAAGACGTAAAGCAGAGAAGTTCGAAAACAGTTGGTTCTAACACTATTGACTTGGATGGGGATGAGGCATCACCAGCAGGCACCGGCAAGAGGCCAATTGGCAGGGATGCAGCAAAAGCTTGCAAGAAGAAGTGTCCATCTGGATCGACATCATCTTCGGAATACGCTTCCAATCTGCAAGCCCTTTCATTGCAAAAGATGACAATGTGGCAAGAAGAAAATTCAAAGAAAGTAAACCGCTTTGACCATCTTGCAAGTATTGAAGAAAAGAGGTTCGATGAGATGCGTGAACACAACAAGTCCATCCTACAGCTTGAGGAGGAGAAGATAAAGATCATGCGCGACAAACTCAATATGCAGATgcaagagaaggagagggagagacttGAAAGAGAAAAGCAAGAAGATGAGAGGATTCTTAAGGTGGACCTTGATTCTTGCACACCTGAGCTTCGCATGTATTACGAGGCGCTTCGTGAGGAGATACTGCACAAGGTGTCAGCAAGAAGGCAGAGGAGCCGCCAAGTGTGA
- the LOC112873375 gene encoding uncharacterized protein LOC112873375, with product MEEEEEDNFTAMVDDDDELVLELVSIKEAEGSRRRNNRPPKEIRPRDHGSGDMRIRLDYFCEKPVYNDFQFRRRFRMRRHVVERLVEAVTAVDPYFMYKYDALHQTPLTGLQKACIIMHNMIVEDEGPGARNTSFDRVGQLAVPYRNTQERNEFIQAQHRLRNRTAHHQLQYDLIEHQWARLGVNAE from the exons atggaggaggaagaggaggacaaCTTCACCGCCATGGTTGATGATGACGACGAGCTTGTGCTTGAGTTGGTCTCCATAAAGGAGGCCGAAGGATCTCGTCGTAGGAATAACAggccccccaaagaaatccggCCACGAGACCATGGTTCCGGGGATATGAGGATCCGCCTGGACTACTTCTGCGAGAAGCCTGTGTACAATGATTTTCAGTTTCGTAGAAG GTTCCGGATGCGACGACATGTGGTGGAGCGCCTAGTCGAAGCCGTCACGGCCGTCGACCCATACTTCATGTACAAATACGACGCACTACATCAGACACCCTTGACGGGTCTTCAGAAG GCATGTATAATAATGCACAACATGATTGTCGAAGATGAAGGGCCAGGTGCACGAAACACAAGCTTCGATCGAGTAGGACAGCTTGCCGTCCCATACCGCAACACTCAAGAAAGGAACGAGTTCATTCAGGCACAGCACAGGCTCCGGAACAGGACTGCACATCACCAACTGCAGTACGATCTCATTGAGCACCAGTGGGCAAGGTTGGGAGTCAATGCAGAGTAG
- the LOC112874803 gene encoding nuclear pore complex protein NUP155, producing MAWGEDEAIGPDVASAGLHVSERIGRDAAAQPDLEEALEASRYASHPYSSHPKEWPPLVEVAETRQLPPMLIERYNAAAGEGTALCGIFSDIHRAWATVDNSFFIWRFDKWDGQCQEHNVDEQAICAVGLAKAKPGIFIEAIQYLLVLATPVELVLVGVCCSASADGTDPYAELSLKPLPEYMIATDGVTMTCITCTDKGQIFLAGRDGHIYELQYTTGSGWRKRCRKVCLTTGIGSLLSRWVLPNAFKFSTVDPIVDMVIDDERNTIYARTEGMKLQLFDLGANGDGPLTKVTEEKNIVDPRDAPYGGRRPNAQRSARSPKPSIVCISPLSAMESKWLHAVAVLSDGKRLFLTTSSGSGSSVGLNSSLQRPTCLKIVATRPSPPLGVGGGLTFGAVSAAGRAHPEDLALKVESAFYSAGALIMSDSSATAMSSLLAVQKDSAAQLSLPSTFGTASRSSRALRETVSALPVEGRMLCASDVLPLPDAAFTMQSLYADVECFTGFRKPSEKASIKLWAKGDLPTQHILPRRRVVVFNTMGLMEVIFNRPVDILRKLFDGNTLRSQIEEFFNRFGAGEAAAMCLMLAAKLLCAEDSLISNAVSEKAAEAFEDPGLVGMPQIDGTTALSNTRTQAGGFSMGQVVQEAEPLFSGAYEGLCLCSSRLLYPIWELPTMVIRGPGGTKDHEDGIVVCRLSAGAMKILESKIRSLETFLRSRRNKRRGLYGYVAGLGDSGSILYKTGPIIGSGGSVNGRSPYNSQIRDINPTDQSASSKKPRLLYTSAELTAMEVRAMECLRRLLRRSGEALFLLQLICQHNVARLAQTLGNDLRKKLVQLTFHQLVCSEDGDQLAMRLISALMEYYIGPEGRGTVEEISTKLREGCPSYFNESDYKYYLAVECLERASMTNNPEERDILAKDAFNLLTKIPDSADLSAICKRFENLRFYEAVVRLPLQKAQALDSNADVINGQIDPRHHDIIMLQREQCYEIVMNALRTLKGVGQSGMQGADKSSGLATAVDPASRSKYIKQIIQLSVQWPDTVFHEHLYRTLIELGLENELLEYGGSDLVSFLQSAGRKHQEEVRAVSSLTSGAAKLRDLGAPISTSQTKYLELLARYYVLKGEHIAAARMLLILAERQCSNSEEAPTLEKRYEYLRNAVLQAKSASIAADSSRNSIDSSTVDLLEGKLAVLRFQMQIKHELELMAARVENIPSSSESPSDPFPRDNILADAETAKAAKDKAKEVSLNLKSITQLYNDYAVPFNLWEVCLEMLSFANYSGDADSKIVREIWARLLDQALTRGGVAEACSVVKRVGSKLDPADGACLPLDIICLHLEKAALDRLSSGEELVGDDDVARALLGACKGLPEPVLAVYDQLLSNGAIMPSLNLKLRLLRSVLAILREWGMSVIAHRLGTTSAGASFFLDGTFSLNQTGTANQGARDKIISLANRYMTEVRRLNLPQNQTENVYRGFRELEEKLLSPY from the exons ATGGCGTGGGGGGAGGACGAGGCCATCGGCCCCGACGTGGCCTCGGCGGGGCTTCACGTCTCGGAGCGGATCGGCCGCGACGCCGCCGCACAGCCTGACCTGGAGGAGGCCCTCGAGGCCTCGCGCTACGCGTCCCACCCCTACTCCTCGCACCCCAAGGAG TGGCCTCCTTTGGTGGAAGTTGCTGAAACTCGTCAACTCCCTCCTATGTTGATTGAAAGATACAATGCAGCAGCTGGTGAAGGAACAGCCCTTTGTGGGATCTTTTCTGACATACACCGGGCCTGGGCAACGGTTGACAATTCATTTTTCATCTGGCGTTTTGATAAATG GGATGGGCAGTGTCAAGAGCATAATGTGGATGAGCAAGCAATTTGTGCTGTTGGCCTTGCTAAGGCGAAGCCTGGGATTTTCATCGAAGCCATTCAATACCTTTTAGTTTTAGCAACTCCTGTTGAG CTGGTACTTGTTGGAGTTTGTTGTTCTGCTAGTGCTGATGGAACAGATCCGTATGCTGAGCTTTCATTAAAACCTTTACCTGAGTACATGATTGCCACTGATGGTGTCACAATGACATGCATCACATGTACGGATAAGGGCCAAATTTTCCTAGCTGGACGTGATGGGCATATATATGAATTGCAGTATACAACTGGTTCAGGCTGGCGTAAACGCTGCCGTAAAGTTTGTCTTACTACTGGCATTGGCAGCCTTCTTTCCAG GTGGGTCCTGCCAAATGCATTCAAATTCTCAACAGTTGATCCTATTGTTGATATGGTCATCGATGACGAGAGGAACACTATCTATGCTCGCACCGAAGGCATGAAATTGCAGTTATTTGATTTAGGAGCTAATGGTGATGGACCTTTGACAAAAGTCACTGAAGAAAAGAACATTGTTGATCCACGAGATGCTCCTTATGGTGGTCGAAGGCCTAATGCACAAAGATCTGCACGATCACCAAAACCATCAATTGTTTGCATCTCACCTCTATCGGCTATGGAATCGAAATGGCTTCATGCTGTTGCTGTTTTATCAGATGGGAAGAGATTATTCCTTACTACATCAAGTGGAAGTGGCTCTTCAGTTGGATTGAACAGTAGTTTACAGAGGCCGACCTGTTTAAAAATTGTTGCTACTAGGCCGTCCCCACCCCTGGGGGTTGGTGGTGGGCTTACATTTGGTGCTGTTTCTGCGGCTGGCAGAGCTCATCCTGAGGATCTAGCTTTAAAAGTTGAGTCTGCATTCTATTCTGCTGGTGCTCTTATAATGTCAGATTCATCCGCTACAGCCATGTCATCTCTTCTGGCTGTGCAGAAAGATTCAGCTGCACAGCTATCCCTTCCAAGTACCTTTGGAACGGCTTCTAGAAGCTCCCGAGCTCTAAGAGAAACAGTCTCTGCTTTGCCTGTTGAGGGTCGAATGCTTTGTGCCTCTGATGTCCTCCCACTTCCAGATGCTGCTTTCACGATGCAGTCTTTATACGCTGATGTGGAATGTTTCACAGGTTTCAGAAAACCTTCCGAGAAGGCATCTATAAAACTGTGGGCGAAAGGAGATCTTCCTACCCAGCATATCTTACCTCGGAGGAGGGTTGTTGTATTCAATACTATGGGTTTGATGGAGGTAATTTTTAACAGGCCTGTTGATATTCTAAGAAAATTGTTTGATGGGAACACCTTGAGATCACAAATTGAAGAATTCTTTAACCGCTTCGGTGCTGGAGAGGCTGCAGCGATGTGCTTAATGCTAGCTGCTAAGCTACTTTGTGCTGAAGATAGTCTGATAAGCAATGCTGTTTCTGAGAAAGCTGCTGAGGCATTTGAGGACCCTGGACTTGTTGGGATGCCTCAAATTGATGGCACCACTGCTTTATCTAATACACGGACTCAGGCTGGAGGCTTTAGTATGGGTCAAGTTGTTCAAGAAGCAGAGCCTTTGTTTTCTGGTGCATATGAAGGGCTCTGTTTGTGCTCTTCAAGACTACTATATCCCATATGGGAGCTTCCTACTATGGTGATTCGAGGGCCTGGGGGTACAAAGGACCATGAGGATGGCATAGTTGTTTGCAGGCTGTCAGCTGGGGCCATGAAAATTCTTGAGAGTAAGATTCGTTCACTGGAAACATTTTTAAGATCTAGAAGAAACAAGAGAAGAGGCCTGTATGGTTATGTTGCTGGCCTGGGTGATTCTGGTTCAATACTCTACAAAACAGGGCCTATTATTGGTTCTGGGGGAAGTGTCAACGGAAGGAGTCCGTACAACTCCCAGATTCGAGATATTAACCCCACAGATCAATCTGCATCAAGTAAAAAGCCAAGGTTGCTATATACATCAGCAGAACTAACTGCTATGGAG GTGAGGGCAATGGAGTGTCTTAGGCGGTTGCTTAGGAGATCTGGGGAAGCGCTCTTTTTGCTTCAACTTATTTGCCAGCATAATGTTGCCCGCTTGGCTCAGACACTGGGCAATGATTTACGCAAGAAATTAGTTCAACTAACGTTTCATCAATTGGTATGTTCAGAGGATGGCGATCAGCTTGCGATGCGGCTTATTTCTGCACTCATGGAG TACTATATTGGCCCAGAGGGCAGAGGAACTGTTGAGGAAATCAGTACTAAATTGAGAGAGGGTTGCCCTAGTTACTTCAATGAGTCAGACTACAAATATTACTTGGCAGTGGAATGCCTTGAGAGAGCATCTATGACTAATAACCCTGAGGAAAGAGATATTCTTGCTAAAGATGCTTTCAACCTCTTAACTAAGattccagactctgctgacttgAGTGCCATATGCAAGAGATTTGAGAACCTAAG ATTTTATGAGGCCGTAGTCCGGTTGCCTCTGCAGAAAGCGCAAGCACTTGACTCCAATGCCGATGTTATCAATGGTCAAATTGATCCAAGGCACCATGATATAATAATGTTGCAGCGTGAACAGTGCTATGAGATAGTTATGAATGCTCTACGCACCCTCAAGGGTGTTGGGCAAAGTGGAATGCAAGGTGCAGATAAGTCATCTGGTTTAGCAACTGCTGTTGATCCAGCTTCTCGAAGCAAGTATATCAAACAGATCATCCAACTTAGTGTCCAATGGCCGGATACAGTTTTCCATGAGCATCTATACAGGACACTGATTGAGCTCGGTCTAGAAAATGAGCTTTTGGAGTATGGTGGTTCTGATTTGGTTTCGTTTCTGCAGAGTGCTGGTCGTAAGCATCAAGAAGAG GTCCGGGCGGTTTCTTCACTTACATCAGGAGCTGCTAAGTTGCGAGATTTAGGTGCACCTATCTCAACTAGTCAAACAAAGTATCTCGAGCTCCTAGCAAGGTACTATGTTCTTAAGGGGGAGCATATTGCTGCGGCCAGGATGTTGTTAATATTGGCAGAGAGACAGTGCTCCAATTCTGAAGAAGCCCCAACTCTTGAAAAAAG GTATGAATATCTCAGAAATGCAGTGCTTCAGGCCAAAAGTGCAAGCATCGCTGCTGATTCATCTAGAAATTCTATTGATAGTAGTACGGTGGATTTGCTTGAAGGCAAACTTGCAGTGCTTCGCTTCCAAATGCAAATCAAACATGAACTGGAGCTCATGGCAGCGCGGGTTGAAAATATTCCAAGCAGTTCTGAATCACCAAGTGATCCGTTCCCTCGTGACAACATTCTTGCTGATGCAGAGACTGCTAAAGCTGCTAAGGATAAGGCGAAAGAGGTTTCATTGAATCTCAAGAGTATCACTCAACTATATAATGACTATGCTGTTCCATTTAATCTCTGGGAG GTTTGCCTTGAAATGCTGAGCTTTGCTAATTACTCTGGAGATGCTGATAGCAAAATTGTTCGAGAAATTTGGGCTAGACTCCTTGACCAGGCACTTACAAGAGGTGGTGTTGCAGAAGCATGTTCTGTGGTGAAAAGAGTAGGCTCGAAACTTGATCCTGCAGATGGAGCTTGTTTACCTTTGGATATAATATGCCTTCACCTTGAGAAGGCTGCATTG GATAGATTAAGTTCAGGAGAAGAATTGGTTGGTGATGATGATGTTGCAAGAGCTCTTCTTGGTGCCTGTAAAGGTCTTCCTGAACCAGTGCTTGCCGTGTATGATCAACTGTTATCAAATGGCGCAATCATGCCTTCACTAAATCTAAAGTTGCGCCTTTTGAGATCAGTTCTTGCAATCCTTCGTGAGTGGGGGATGTCTGTCATTGCACATAGACTAGGCACCACAAGTGCTGGGGCTTCATTCTTTTTAGATGGAACATTTTCGCTGAACCAAACAGGAACTGCAAATCAAGGTGCTCGAGATAAAATAATTAGTTTGGCAAACAG GTATATGACTGAGGTCAGGCGATTAAACCTTCCGCAGAACCAAACGGAGAATGTCTACCGTGGTTTCCGTGAACTTGAGGAGAAATTACTCTCTCCTTATTAG
- the LOC112873377 gene encoding glutathione S-transferase T3-like: MPPMTAAGMFPMTAAGMPPPNAGGMHPHMSPQLQPSANVDEMHNPTDDEVEEVAIVGGPSNGGRKRGGSNTKLANFAVEEDVNIVRSWLEISCDPIVNTGQKRDNFWDRVMKQYNGRRGSFPKRTLRSVQSRWDKIKQEATKFAGYVAKAIRDDASGTSDADKTTLAASDFAAIEGYNFQFMHCWDLMKDEPKWQDVKQRSSKTVGSNTIDLDGDEASPAGTGKRPIGRDAAKACKKKCPSGSTSSSEYASNLQALSLQKMTMWQEENSKKVNRFDHLASIEEKRFDEMREHNKSILQLEEEKIKIMRDKLNMQMQEKERERLEREKQEDERILKVDLDSCTPELRMYYEALHEEILYKVSARRQRSRQV; encoded by the exons ATGCCTCCCATGACTGCAGCAGGTATGTTTCCCATGACTGCAGCAGGTATGCCTCCACCCAATGCTGGAGGTATGCATCCACACATGTCACCACAATTGCAGCCTTCAGCAAATGTAGATGAAATGCACAATCCAACGGATGACGAGGTAGAGGAGGTAGCAATTGTTGGTGGTCCATCAAATGGAGGTAGGAAGAGAGGGGGCAGTAATACCAAATTGGCCAACTTTGCAGTAGAGGAAGATGTCAACATTGTGAGGTCATGGCTAGAGATAAGTTGTGACCCAATTGTGAACACTGGCCAGAAGAGAGACAACTTCTGGGATCGTGTTATGAAACAATACAATGGGAGGCGGGGTTCATTCCCAAAAAGGACGTTGAGGTCTGTCCAGTCTCGCTGGGATAAGATCAAACAAGAAGCAACGAAGTTCGCTGGGTACGTGGCAAAGGCTATTCGGGATGACGCTAGTGGGACATCGGACGCTGATAAG ACAACCTTAGCAGCATCCGACTTTGCTGCTATTGAGGGATACAATTTTCAGTTCATGCATTGCTGGGACCTGATGAAGGATGAGCCCAAATGGCAAGACGTAAAGCAGAGAAGTTCGAAAACAGTTGGTTCTAACACTATTGACTTGGATGGGGATGAGGCATCACCAGCAGGCACCGGCAAGAGGCCAATTGGCAGGGATGCAGCAAAAGCTTGCAAGAAGAAGTGTCCATCTGGATCGACATCATCTTCGGAATACGCTTCCAATCTGCAAGCCCTTTCATTGCAAAAGATGACAATGTGGCAAGAAGAAAATTCAAAGAAAGTAAACCGCTTTGACCATCTTGCAAGTATTGAAGAAAAGAGGTTCGATGAGATGCGTGAACACAACAAGTCCATCCTACAGCTTGAGGAGGAGAAGATAAAGATCATGCGCGACAAACTCAATATGCAGATgcaagagaaggagagggagagacttGAAAGAGAAAAGCAAGAAGATGAGAGGATTCTTAAGGTGGACCTTGATTCTTGCACACCTGAGCTTCGCATGTATTACGAGGCGCTTCATGAGGAGATACTGTACAAGGTGTCAGCAAGAAGGCAGAGGAGCCGCCAAGTGTGA
- the LOC112873379 gene encoding uncharacterized protein LOC112873379, whose amino-acid sequence MEEEEEDDFTAMVDDDDELVLELVSIKEAEGSRRRNNRPPKEIRPRDHGSGDMRIRLDYFCEKPVYNDFQFRRRFRMRRHVVERLVEAVTAVDPYFMYKYDALHQTPLTGLQKACIIMHNMIVEDEGPGARNTSFDRVGQLAVPYRNTQERNEFIQAQHRLRNRTAHHQLQYDLIEHQWARLGVNAE is encoded by the exons atggaggaggaagaggaggacgacTTCACCGCCATGGTTGATGATGACGACGAGCTTGTGCTTGAGTTGGTCTCCATAAAGGAGGCCGAAGGATCTCGTCGTAGGAATAACAggccccccaaagaaatccggCCACGAGACCATGGTTCCGGGGATATGAGGATCCGCCTGGACTACTTCTGCGAGAAGCCTGTGTACAATGATTTTCAGTTTCGTAGAAG GTTCCGGATGCGACGACATGTGGTGGAGCGCCTAGTCGAAGCCGTCACGGCCGTCGACCCATACTTCATGTACAAATACGACGCACTACATCAGACACCCTTGACGGGTCTTCAGAAG GCATGTATAATAATGCACAACATGATTGTCGAAGATGAAGGGCCAGGTGCACGAAACACAAGCTTCGATCGAGTAGGACAGCTTGCCGTCCCATACCGCAACACTCAAGAAAGGAACGAGTTCATTCAGGCACAGCACAGGCTCCGGAACAGGACTGCACATCACCAACTGCAGTACGATCTCATTGAGCACCAGTGGGCAAGGTTGGGAGTCAATGCAGAGTAG